AGGAGAAATTGAGAATACTTCCAACAATACGTCGGAGGTGGTTTTATCGAAATAATCGATGGTACCGGTAATACGTCCGTTGGCAAATCCAAAATCAATACCGGCATTTACCTGGTTGGTTTTTTCCCACCGAATATCAGGGTTTGGCGTACGGGTAAGTGTAATCCCTGGAGTTACGTTTTTGGCCGATCCGTCTAAAATGGCTGATAAACCAGAAGAAGAAGAACCTAGCAATATTTGAGATATCTTATTAGGAATCTCCTGGTTACCGGTAATACCCCAGCCTAAACGCATTTTCAGGTTGCTGAAAACACCTAAATTTTTAACAAACTCTTCCTCATTTAATTTCCATGCAACCGAAGCTGAAGGGAATAGTCCATATTTATTATTTGCACCAAACTTGGTTGAACCATCGCTTCTTAGCGTAGCAGTAACTAAATACTTATTATTTAAGGAATAATTTACACGGCCAAAAAATGATTGCAACGCATTTTTAACAATTGACGAGCCAACAGTAGCCGCTTTAGCATTACCTAAACCTAAATTATTGATATAGTCAAAGTCGGTAATGGTAAATCCGTCTTCACTAAACTTATAGCTGTAAGTTTTAAACTGTTGGTATGAATGACCTGCCAGTACATTAAAACGGTTATTCTCATTAATATTAAAATCATAAGTCAGATAATTCTCAATCAAATTACTCGACAGAGAAACATTGCTTATATCCACAGTGCCTTTATTCGTTAAATAAATAAGGTTTTGATTTTGCATCACTTTCCTCGATGCATTCGATTGGTCAGCAGCCAGATTGATCTTATATTTCAAGCCTTTGATAATTTCAAAAGATCCGCTGATATTACCTAAAACACGGTCAGTTTGATTATTATCGCTTGTCAGGTCAATCATTGCCAATGGGTTACGCACGTCAGCACTCATCTGTTTAAACGTACCATCTGGGTTATAAACAGGCAAGGTAGGATTCAATTTTAATGACGATAAAATCACATCGCCCTCATAGCCTCCGGTTTCTCCAATAGGAACGCGCTGATCGCCGGTACGAGCCGCAGTTAAATTAGCTTCCAAACGTAATTTATCATTTATCAAGTTTTGGATCACATTAAATCTTCCGGTATACTTCTTTAATCCGGTTTTTTTAATGATACCTTCCTGGTCTAAATAACTTAATGAAGCACGGTATGAGCCTTTATCATTACCGCCTCCATAGGATAAATTGTGACTTTGCGTTCGAGCTGTTCTGTAAATTTGGCTCTGCCAATTGGTGTTAGCCCCGTAATCACCACCGGTTAAGCCCTTTTCTGTTCTGAATGCAAGGAACTCTTCAGCGTTCAATAAGTCCAATTGCTTTGGAAGTTCAGATATTGAGGTACTTCCCGAATAAGTCAATACACCTTTGCCTGATTTTCCTTTTTTAGTTGTAATCAAGATAACACCGTTTGCTCCACGTGAACCATAAATAGCGGTGGCAGACGCATCTTTCAATACATCCATGCTTTCAATATCATCCGGATTTAAGAAGTTTAACGGATTTTTGGTTGCGGCACTACCCGCTCCGGTAATGGTTGCCCCACTAGGTTGGGCATCTGTAATGTCTAATGGAACTCCGTCAACTACATATAGAGGGTCCTGACCAGAACGCACAGAATTTGACCCTCTGATACGAACCGATGCACCTGCTCCTGGCTCTCCTCCATTGTTAACTACGTTAATACCAGGCATACGACCCTGAATTAAGTCAACTGGGTTAACAGCAATTCCTTTATTAAAATCCTTAGTATTAATAGTTGCTACCGATCCGGTGAGGTCTTTCTTATTTACTGAACCATAACCTACTGCCACGACAACTTCTTTCAACCCAATGACATTGCTAAGTAACTTTATGTTAATGGTACTGTTGCCTCCAACCCTAACTTCTTGCGTTGTCATTCCCAGAAAGCTGAAAACCAATACCGATCCGCTCGATGGAACGATTATTTCATACTTTCCATTAAAATCAGTAGTGGCGCCAATGGTCGAATTTTTAACACTAACCCCAACACCTGGCAAAGCAGTCCCTTCCTCATCAGTGATGATTCCGGTTACTTTGCGGCTTTCTTCCTTTGTACCCTGACTAGTTTTAGTGGTTTTAAGAAGGATAAGGTTGTCTTTTTGAATAGTGAAATTAACATTTGAGCCACCGAACAATGAGTTTAATACATCTTGAACCGATTTGTTTTTTACATGCAACGAAACTTTTCGATTAACATCAAGTTGTTCGCGCTGATAAAAGAAACGATAAGTAGTTTTTGCCTCTATAACCTTAAACACCTCTGTAATAGGTGTATTATCAAAATCAAGAGTTAGATTTTGTGATTGTGAATATGCTGTTCCTAAATCAAAAGTTGCTACTAACAGGATAATCAGCATACACTTAAACCCTACTTTTTTCCATCCATTTATAGGATTAAAGTAGTTTTTAATTATTTTTTGCATAGTTTTAATTAAAGATTAATTCAAAAGTTCATTTAAGTTGATCTTGCGTGCCGAAAGACTCTTCGACCTTTCTTTCGGCACTTTTTTATTAATTCCTCATTTGTAATCTTTTTTATTTCATAAGCAATAAATTTTGGTTTATCTAATACATTAAGGTTGTTTCTCAATCATTATTACATTGCCCATAACCAGCTGATATTTAATTGGAAGTGTTTCTTTAATTAAATTCAGCACCTGAATAATATTTTCATTCCTAATGCTTCCGTCATAATGGTATTTAAACAATGATGGATCATGAACCTCAAACTGCACATTGTATCTGCTTTCCAGAATTTTCAGCAGGTCCCCGAAGTTTTTATTTTCAAATCTCACCTCTGTTTCTTTCCATACCGAAGCCAGCTCAGGCTGAACTGTAGTTAAGCTTGACTCTTTTTTCTCTTTGTTGAACGTAAACTGTTGGCCCGGAATCATTAGGGTAGGTTTAATTGCACTAATATCGTTTTCGGGTAAAATTTCAATAGAACCTTCCTGCAGTGTGGTTATTACCTCTTTATTTTGAGGATAAGCTTTCACATTGAAAACCGTTCCATGTACTGCTACCTTATACTGACCGGCATGTACAATAAATGTTTTTTCGGGCATTTTGGCAACCTTAAACCAGCCTTCTCCCTTCAAAAACACCTCCCTTTTGTCAGAAGAGTTGAGTTTATAGGTTAACTCAGAATTTGCATTTAAAAAAACCGTTGAGCCGTCAGGTAAAATAGTCTGTGAACTCGATTTATTGCCGGCAATAATTCTAATTTCTGACTCATTGATCTTTCTGTTAAAATAAGGCTGAAGAGCAAAAACATAGATCAGCATTCCAAAAATAAAGATTGCTGCCCTTGACCCAATCAAAGTCATCAGACGAATCAACTTTCTTCTTTTTTGCAGTTTTTCATTTTCAGCAATCGTCTCGCAAATCTTTTCGAACAGCGGCGCTGTTAATGTTTGTTCCTCTGCCGAACTTTCTGTTTGCTCCAATTGCTTATATAAATCATTCTTAATTTCAAACTCCATTTCACAGTTGTAAAACGATTGAATGATTTTTTCCTTGTTTTCTGATTTCATAATTATAAGCTCGCTAAAAGACGCATGATCATCTTTTAAAATTGGTCATTTAATACTAATACGTACAAGTAATCGTAACTACTCACGCGCTCATTAAAAAAATAAAAAAGGATTGTATTAAGAGAAATAGAAGAATGCGAGGTACAACATGTACTTGGAATCAATATGCTCTTTCAGAAAAGTCATTGCACGGTAAATCTGATTTTCTACCGTTCGTTTAGAAATATTTAACTGTTGAGCAATTTCATCATAACTCAAGCCATCAAACCTGCTCATTGTAAATACTTGCCTTCGTTGTTCGGGCATTTGAGCAACTAAGCCGTTTAATTGATTTTGAAGATCAATAAGGGCGAGGTTGTTCCAGGTTGAATCATCTTCTTCGCTTTGTTGAAATAAAGCAAGCTCCGTGTGTAACTTTTCAAGCTTCCTTTTTCTCAAATGGTCATAAATAAGGTTGACTGCCGTTTTAAAAACATAAGCCTTGATATTTTTGGACTCATCAAGCGATGCTTTCTGATTCCAAAGCCGTATAA
Above is a window of Solitalea lacus DNA encoding:
- a CDS encoding TonB-dependent receptor yields the protein MQKIIKNYFNPINGWKKVGFKCMLIILLVATFDLGTAYSQSQNLTLDFDNTPITEVFKVIEAKTTYRFFYQREQLDVNRKVSLHVKNKSVQDVLNSLFGGSNVNFTIQKDNLILLKTTKTSQGTKEESRKVTGIITDEEGTALPGVGVSVKNSTIGATTDFNGKYEIIVPSSGSVLVFSFLGMTTQEVRVGGNSTINIKLLSNVIGLKEVVVAVGYGSVNKKDLTGSVATINTKDFNKGIAVNPVDLIQGRMPGINVVNNGGEPGAGASVRIRGSNSVRSGQDPLYVVDGVPLDITDAQPSGATITGAGSAATKNPLNFLNPDDIESMDVLKDASATAIYGSRGANGVILITTKKGKSGKGVLTYSGSTSISELPKQLDLLNAEEFLAFRTEKGLTGGDYGANTNWQSQIYRTARTQSHNLSYGGGNDKGSYRASLSYLDQEGIIKKTGLKKYTGRFNVIQNLINDKLRLEANLTAARTGDQRVPIGETGGYEGDVILSSLKLNPTLPVYNPDGTFKQMSADVRNPLAMIDLTSDNNQTDRVLGNISGSFEIIKGLKYKINLAADQSNASRKVMQNQNLIYLTNKGTVDISNVSLSSNLIENYLTYDFNINENNRFNVLAGHSYQQFKTYSYKFSEDGFTITDFDYINNLGLGNAKAATVGSSIVKNALQSFFGRVNYSLNNKYLVTATLRSDGSTKFGANNKYGLFPSASVAWKLNEEEFVKNLGVFSNLKMRLGWGITGNQEIPNKISQILLGSSSSGLSAILDGSAKNVTPGITLTRTPNPDIRWEKTNQVNAGIDFGFANGRITGTIDYFDKTTSDVLLEVFSISPAPTTKVWSNVPDMKIKNRGVELGLTGIILNKKDLTWDAGVNITTIKNEVSGLPMSQITTGSPSGPGITGFSSQVIKNGYPIGTFWGRKFLGFDELGNSVFEKDADGVEIQQSLGSALPKLTYGFNTSLIYKGLDLVLNFNGVYGNKVYNNVANIISQNTLISKEWNATKEAAQSTENSNGTLTYSSRFIENGSFLRLSNVTLGYTVNLKNINWLSKFRFNVTGNNLFVITDYSGYDPEVNADHSSGGVPSMGIDWTTYPKARTVVFGVNVEF
- a CDS encoding FecR family protein, translating into MKSENKEKIIQSFYNCEMEFEIKNDLYKQLEQTESSAEEQTLTAPLFEKICETIAENEKLQKRRKLIRLMTLIGSRAAIFIFGMLIYVFALQPYFNRKINESEIRIIAGNKSSSQTILPDGSTVFLNANSELTYKLNSSDKREVFLKGEGWFKVAKMPEKTFIVHAGQYKVAVHGTVFNVKAYPQNKEVITTLQEGSIEILPENDISAIKPTLMIPGQQFTFNKEKKESSLTTVQPELASVWKETEVRFENKNFGDLLKILESRYNVQFEVHDPSLFKYHYDGSIRNENIIQVLNLIKETLPIKYQLVMGNVIMIEKQP
- a CDS encoding RNA polymerase sigma factor; this encodes MYLSARNQSSDKLNKISENSMSFVDSDYKQNKVAFKALFDLYAPKIYKFGYSYLKSTYDAEELVQEVFIRLWNQKASLDESKNIKAYVFKTAVNLIYDHLRKRKLEKLHTELALFQQSEEDDSTWNNLALIDLQNQLNGLVAQMPEQRRQVFTMSRFDGLSYDEIAQQLNISKRTVENQIYRAMTFLKEHIDSKYMLYLAFFYFS